In the genome of Ammospiza nelsoni isolate bAmmNel1 chromosome 7, bAmmNel1.pri, whole genome shotgun sequence, one region contains:
- the LOC132075738 gene encoding motor neuron and pancreas homeobox 1-like, whose amino-acid sequence MHKPMEKSQNFRIEALLAEEPARSASPPGLSPGSPASSPGPVGRSDTPSPRAPPAAASLAPAGFVPKPGLLHLSGPGLGALPALYPPAVYPLPTLGGQHPAFAYTGIPHLPPPGAEHLKAAVAGSFPLEHWIRAGMLVPRLSDFNAAPQSGLMGKCRRPRTAFTSQQLLELENQFKLNKYLSRPKRFEVATSLMLTETQVKIWFQNRRMKWKRSRKAKEQGAQVEPEKQRGLSKTCEKLLPGEPQGQAAKSPEFMGHSPDSGFLHCSAAELSYGQDSSCSGGEEEEEDEMGATERKIGSVL is encoded by the exons ATGCACAAGCCCATGGAGAAGTCCCAAAACTTCCGCATCGAAGCGCTCCTGGCCGAGGAGCCGGCGCGGAGCGCCTCCCCGCCGGGGCTGAGCCCCGGGAGCCCCGCGTCGAGCCCCGGCCCCGTCGGGCGCTCCGACACCCCCTCACCGCGGGCGCCCCCGGCCGCCGCGTCCCTCGCCCCGGCCGGCTTCGTGCCCAAGCCCGGCTTGCTGCACCTCTCTGGCCCCGGGCTCGGCGCCCTGCCCGCCCTGTACCCCCCCGCCGTGTACCCGCTCCCGACCCTGGGAGGCCAGCACCCCGCGTTCGCCTACACCGGCATCCCGCACCTGCCGCCGCCCGGCGCCGAGCACCTGAAGGCGGCCGTGGCCGGCTCCTTCCCGCTGGAGCACTGGATCCGAGCCGGGATGCTGGTGCCGAGGCTCTCCGACTTCAACG CTGCCCCACAGTCTGGTTTGATGGGGAAGTGCCGTCGGCCCCGCACAGCATTcaccagccagcagctcctggagctggagaaCCAGTTCAAGCTCAACAAGTACCTGTCCAGACCCAAGCGTTTTGAAGTGGCTACGTCGCTGATGCTCACTGAGACACAG GTGAAGATCTGGTTCCAGAACCGCCGCATGAAGTGGAAGCGGAGCCGCAAGGCCAAGGAGCAGGGGGCTCAGGTGGAGCCTGAGAAGCAACGAGGGCTCAGCAAAacctgtgagaagctgctgcccgGCGAGCCCCAGGGACAAGCTGCTAAAAGCCCCGAGTTcatggggcacagccctgactCGGGCTTCCTGCACTGCAGCGCCGCCGAGCTGAGCTATGGCCAGGACTCGTCTTGCTCGGGGggcgaggaagaggaggaggacgagATGGGCGCCACAGAGAGGAAGATTGGCTCTGTGTTGTGA